The segment aatcatataataagTTTTATACATAGCATATTTGCTTTAAATGAATTTCATTTGCggcatattaaattttaaagaagatGAGGGGCTAAACAAGCTAAAGTAAACCTAATGGGCTCACATCTCACATAATTTgacctaaaatatttgggaaaTTTAAACAAATCTTGTAGTGTTAATAACAATACATAATATCcctattttctttcaaaatataaaaaatcctaaaatttGTTGGAATTCGGAGACATCCTAAAACGTTCTGATACATCACGTTCCGATTTCGAATACATCCCTCAACGTCTCGATATATCGCATCTCGATTTTGAATACATCAatcaatatcataatacatCGCATACGTCCCGACATATTGCGTAAAATGATGTATCCAAGAATAGGTaaaataaattgtgtattttgatatatttttttccaaaataaaatatgtccattgaatagtaatattatttttgaaagtgaTAGCTCCTCATTTTCCCTCTTTCTTATAAATAAGTGAAGAATTGTTTGTTGATAATATCCTAAATATTCCTCAAATGGCATCTACCAAAGTTAAGATTCCCACCATTGATTTTTGCAATTCTGAGCTTAAACCAAACACTCCACAATGGGAATCAACAAAAGTTCAAGTTTTTGAAGCCTTACAAGAATTTGGTTGTTTTGAAGCAATATATGACAAAGTTCCAAATGAAATTATAGAGGGCATGtttgataatttaaaagaaGTTTTTGATTTTCCATTGTCCAAATTGATAGAATATAGAGAAAAACCCTTTCATATATATGATGGGCAAATTCCAAGTATACCACTCTATGGTAGTGTGAGCTCTGCTGATTTAGTCCTCCCAAATAGTGTTGAAACATTTTCCAATACCTTTTGGTCTCATGGAAACCCTAATTTTAGGTATGCATACATTACTTCTTTTAACAATCTAATCACATGATTCATATAGAATGCAATAGTTGGACATGATTTAACATGCTCGATCGAACACGATATCAcaatcttaaaaatatattatctgtACATTGCACGAATACGTATACTaggtatacatacatatacaagtgtatcacaatttatattgcattactatttatataagttttgtATGTTTTAATTTGGCAGCAATGTGGCAAAGTCCTACTTCAAGCAACTTATGGAATTGAATGAAATGGTGAAAAGGATGGTTTTGGAGAGTCTTGGGCTAAACAATTacattgatgaattcttgaattCCAATGTTTTTATGTCAAGATTTACTAATTACAAGGTAATTAAAGGTGAAAATGAGAATGAAGCAGCATTACCTTCCCACACAGATAGTACTTACTTGACCataattaaacaaaatcaaaatggaTTGCAAGTTCTCTATAAAAATGGAGAGTGGATTGAGCTCAATCATACTTCACCAAATTCCTATATTGTTTTATCAGCGGATATTTTCATGgtaagttattatttattttttattaaatgagtcaaaaatatgtctaattttttttttatctatatgtatttttgaTGCTTTaactcattattatttttgtttggtggtggtggtggtggtagggggggggggggttgttgCTATAGtagaggagaataaaagaaatagaGATATTAATTTTGagtgatatgatattatttttgtgtGATTTATAGATCATGATGCAGGCTCGATCCGTAAAAGAAAtcattaatatttgtattagatTAAATTGTTTACCTAACTAACATCTCTTGGAAGTGATGCCCGTTCTCCTAACCTTATGTAAACGTCAAATGTTTTATGCATCAACGCACCttattttatttgaactcaACTAACTTCGATccacataaattattaaatcttGATATTAGTTGGAATAACATATCTCTTTTCTGgaaaattgaaaatgatacCAGAattatcttctctttttttaaaaaaaaattgtcttgttattatcttattaatttaaaattttctttcttcagAGGAaatttaagtcaatttttttgttcattaattattaattaaaaaaataaatggttaTACATACTTTCTATGTGTTGATGATGTGAATTTATACAGGCATGGACAAATGATAAATTGACATCTGCTCAACACAGGGTTGTACCAACAGGAGACAAAGATAGAAtttctattcaatttttttcctttccaaATCCAGATTATACTTTGAATGTCCCAAAAGAATTAGTGGATGAAGAACACCCTTTAATGTTCAAGCCTTTTAAGTTACctgaatttaataaatatattatgttaggTGCTAAAAATGGACTAGGTCTCAAGAATTATTGTGGTCTTTAAAAATTTAGTagctataaaaatttatttatgtattttttattatgaataaaatgTGTCTCGTTGAATATTTGGATGTTATTACAAATGATTTCGTAaagtattgtattttttattatgttgtgTTGTGTTGTGTTGTACTGTGttgttttgatgaataaaaCATATGAGTGGTTTGAATATGTTGAATCTATATTTGGATGGTTGGTGTCCATAATTTCATAACGTATTGTATTGTGTTG is part of the Solanum lycopersicum chromosome 1, SLM_r2.1 genome and harbors:
- the LOC138347441 gene encoding probable 2-oxoglutarate-dependent dioxygenase AOP1.2, which codes for MASTKVKIPTIDFCNSELKPNTPQWESTKVQVFEALQEFGCFEAIYDKVPNEIIEGMFDNLKEVFDFPLSKLIEYREKPFHIYDGQIPSIPLYGSVSSADLVLPNSVETFSNTFWSHGNPNFSNVAKSYFKQLMELNEMVKRMVLESLGLNNYIDEFLNSNVFMSRFTNYKVIKGENENEAALPSHTDSTYLTIIKQNQNGLQVLYKNGEWIELNHTSPNSYIVLSADIFMAWTNDKLTSAQHRVVPTGDKDRISIQFFSFPNPDYTLNVPKELVDEEHPLMFKPFKLPEFNKYIMLGAKNGLGLKNYCGL